The Heliomicrobium gestii genome includes a region encoding these proteins:
- a CDS encoding nitroreductase family protein, giving the protein MLYGLVARNRSFRRFHESHSISRETLTELIELARLSASGANRQPLKYILSHDREKNDKIFPTLSWAGYLKEWPGPVAGERPSGYIVILGDREISQNYFVDHGIASQSILLGAVEKGLGGCIIASIKRQELAEALQIPERYEILLVIALGKPKETVVIEQIGADGDVKYWRDEDGTHHVPKRPLRELILE; this is encoded by the coding sequence ATGCTCTACGGACTCGTCGCACGCAATCGCAGCTTCCGTCGCTTTCACGAGAGCCATTCCATCAGCCGGGAAACACTTACGGAACTGATCGAATTGGCCCGCCTGTCTGCCTCCGGGGCGAACCGGCAACCGTTAAAGTACATCCTTTCTCATGACCGGGAGAAAAACGATAAGATTTTCCCCACCCTCTCTTGGGCGGGTTATCTGAAAGAATGGCCGGGACCGGTAGCCGGGGAAAGACCCTCGGGTTATATCGTTATCCTTGGAGACCGGGAGATCAGCCAAAACTACTTCGTCGATCATGGCATTGCCAGCCAGAGCATCCTGCTCGGGGCTGTGGAAAAAGGCCTGGGCGGATGCATCATCGCTTCCATCAAGCGGCAGGAACTGGCGGAAGCCTTGCAGATCCCCGAGCGTTACGAGATCCTGCTCGTCATCGCGCTGGGCAAACCGAAAGAGACGGTGGTCATCGAGCAGATCGGAGCAGATGGCGACGTCAAATACTGGCGTGATGAGGATGGCACTCACCATGTGCCGAAGCGCCCGCTGCGGGAACTGATCCTGGAATAA
- the sfsA gene encoding DNA/RNA nuclease SfsA, whose amino-acid sequence MSDSFFGEVKRAAFLRRPNRFIVECDLEGEPVRAYLPNPGRLWELFFPGVTLFLSTAPEGRRTAYTVVAVERDGLPVMLHTHMTNEVIHRLLTEGRIPGLEDAAVVRPEVKVGRHRFDFLLDRQGKPFYLEVKSCTLFEGAMAMFPDAVTDRGRRHLEELAALSRREGVACGVLIAVQWPRARWFLPDYHTDFAFAQTFLDVRHDLWLQALSLSWRDDLSLGDAVAPVSIPWSFLENELHDGGCYLLVLALTRETPLTIGSLGERIFPAGYYVYTGSAKKNLTQRIDRHCRKRKNFHWHIDTLRDAAASCTALAVRTTEDLEHELAQALRPIAQGETPNFGCSDCSCSSHLFYFAENPLRQRAFINLLQRFRMGRVEERLLSPAKA is encoded by the coding sequence ATGTCCGACTCTTTTTTTGGTGAAGTGAAAAGGGCCGCCTTTCTCCGCCGGCCCAACCGTTTTATCGTCGAATGTGACCTGGAGGGAGAACCGGTCCGGGCCTACCTGCCCAATCCGGGTCGCCTCTGGGAGTTATTCTTTCCCGGTGTGACCCTCTTTCTTTCCACCGCTCCCGAAGGCCGTCGAACGGCCTATACGGTCGTCGCCGTCGAACGGGACGGACTGCCCGTGATGCTGCACACGCACATGACGAACGAGGTGATTCACCGGCTGCTCACGGAAGGGCGCATCCCAGGGTTAGAGGATGCCGCTGTCGTCCGGCCCGAAGTAAAAGTCGGCCGCCACCGCTTTGATTTTCTGCTGGATCGCCAGGGAAAGCCCTTCTATCTGGAGGTAAAGTCATGCACCCTTTTTGAAGGCGCCATGGCCATGTTCCCTGACGCCGTCACCGATCGGGGCCGGCGCCATCTGGAAGAACTGGCCGCCCTCTCCCGACGGGAAGGGGTGGCTTGCGGCGTTCTCATCGCCGTGCAATGGCCCCGGGCGCGCTGGTTTTTGCCCGATTATCACACCGACTTCGCTTTTGCCCAGACCTTCCTGGATGTCCGCCATGACCTGTGGCTGCAGGCCCTCTCCCTGTCCTGGCGCGACGACCTGAGCCTGGGCGACGCTGTCGCTCCCGTATCCATCCCCTGGAGCTTTCTCGAAAATGAGCTCCACGATGGGGGTTGCTACCTCCTCGTCCTGGCGTTGACAAGGGAAACGCCCCTGACCATCGGCAGCCTGGGAGAGCGGATCTTCCCCGCCGGCTATTATGTCTATACAGGCAGCGCCAAGAAAAACCTGACCCAGCGGATCGATCGCCACTGCCGCAAGCGCAAGAACTTCCACTGGCACATCGATACCCTGCGTGACGCCGCAGCAAGTTGCACCGCCTTGGCCGTACGGACGACAGAGGATCTGGAGCATGAACTTGCCCAGGCGCTGCGGCCCATCGCCCAAGGGGAGACGCCCAATTTCGGCTGCTCCGACTGTTCCTGTTCGAGCCACCTGTTCTATTTTGCCGAAAATCCGCTGCGCCAGCGGGCTTTCATCAACCTGTTGCAGCGATTCCGCATGGGGCGCGTCGAAGAGCGGTTGCTCTCTCCCGCAAAAGCATAG